One stretch of Acropora muricata isolate sample 2 chromosome 12, ASM3666990v1, whole genome shotgun sequence DNA includes these proteins:
- the LOC136892820 gene encoding 26S proteasome non-ATPase regulatory subunit 10-like has translation MGQRNEPFIEQAALDVMKLLIDNGADVTAVDNTKTDGTSLLHMATQGGHVLIVNYLLSLRALDVNCRNIHEETPLMIALREDRQELLEDLLLHGADPNSRDMAGCTALHIAVGRTCVKSVEILIQNSADVNIKDSSCRTALHVASRLNNSSSKSNVKVMKSLLSNNADVNVADNQGRPPLHLTVIDNKDTLDMTALECLLEHDADPSLTDAIERMPLSYYTAFHGDDIPKQIGLLSRGCSNLNNKDIMGRPPLLAIVWYFMERRNITEEESDIVEFQKVIRELVEAGVNINCQDIEGTVIYMMF, from the coding sequence ATGGGACAGCGTAATGAACCTTTTATTGAACAAGCAGCTTTAGATGTCATGAAGCTTCTTATTGATAACGGTGCCGATGTAACAGCTGTTGATAATACCAAAACGGATGGTACAAGTTTGCTCCACATGGCCACACAAGGGGGACACGTGTTAATCGTGAATTACCTGCTCTCTTTGAGGGCTCTTGATGTGAATTGCAGAAACATTCATGAAGAGACACCCCTAATGATCGCGTTGAGGGAAGATAGACAGGAACTTTTGGAAGATCTTCTCCTTCACGGGGCGGATCCTAATTCCAGGGACATGGCTGGTTGTACTGCACTTCATATTGCTGTAGGTCGTACATGTGTTAAGAGTGTTGAAATTCTGATACAAAATAGTGCAGATGTGAATATCAAGGACAGTTCTTGCCGGACAGCTCTTCATGTTGCTTCTAGGCTAAATAATAGTTCCTCAAAGTCAAATGTAAAAGTTATGAAGAGCTTGTTAAGCAATAATGCTGACGTTAATGTTGCTGATAATCAAGGACGTCCACCCCTTCACCTTACAGTCATTGATAACAAAGACACGTTGGACATGACAGCACTAGAGTGCCTGTTGGAACACGATGCTGATCCTTCATTGACCGATGCCATAGAAAGAATGCCTCTTTCCTATTATACAGCATTCCATGGTGACGATATTCCCAAACAGATTGGTCTGCTCTCTCGGGGTTGCAGCAATCTCAATAATAAGGATATTATGGGTAGACCGCCCTTGTTGGCTATTGTGTGGTATTTCATGGAACGGCGAAATATCACGGAGGAAGAATCCGATATTGTGGAGTTTCAGAAGGTCATCAGGGAACTTGTAGAGGCTGGAGTAAACATCAACTGTCAAGACATTGAAGGTACAGTGATTTACATGATGTTTTAG